A window of Nicotiana tabacum cultivar K326 chromosome 24, ASM71507v2, whole genome shotgun sequence contains these coding sequences:
- the LOC107784819 gene encoding uncharacterized protein LOC107784819 gives MASFAIEDFIGNGSLQGLIPKLLEEGWDDVPTLKIMTADDMNELNMTQRQKDALEIRSYLHDHALMQYADKLEESGNSLSELLNLSAVDLTAKYGMKRGHVARFTDRTAACGGDSLPEANDLQVRRRSASRNESLYRREISAVNSRKQSMTRSLRRTNTANDVSLEQSLADFKIKDGHVFKGTVASMPDEPRACGCVQATPVVENVAPYSTIENISVQKLTPEYKIGMERLVKTKTPPLKASELWRDKPAVIICIRRPGCIMCRAEAHQLYAKKPIFDALGFQLFAVLHEQIESELKDFWPRYWGGVVLFDKSMAFYKALGGGNLLKDRFISGFLFNPRAIANYKRAKAMGVEQNFRGEGEIKGGLFIVGKGKSGVAYQFIERNFGDWAPLAEVFEICHRLQNPPESQSELFPSLLQRD, from the exons ATGGCTTCTTTCGCGATTGAGGACTTTATTGGAAATGGATCGCTGCAGGGACTTATTCCAAAGCTGTTGGAGGAAGGGTGGGATGATGTACCAACACTGAAGATTATGACTGCAGATGATATGAACGAGTTGAACATGACTCAACGGCAAAAG GATGCGCTGGAAATAAGGTCATACCTGCATGATCATGCACTGATGCAATATGCAGATAAGCTTGAGGAGTCTGGGAATTCCCTTTCTGAGCTTCTTAACTTGAGTGCAGTAGATCTTACTGCAAAGTATGGAATGAAAAGGGGCCATGTTGCCCGTTTTACAGACAGAACTGCAGCTTGCGGGGGAGATTCTTTGCCAGAAGCCAACGATCTCCAAGTGAGGAGAAGAAGTGCCTCGAGGAATGAGAGTCTTTACAGGAGAGAGATTTCTGCTGTCAACTCCAGGAAGCAGAGTATGACGAGATCCCTTAGGAGAACCAATACAGCTAATGATGTATCCCTTGAACAATCATTGGCTGATTTCAAAATTAAAGATGGACATGTTTTTAAGGGAACAGTAGCTTCAATGCCAGATGAGCCTAGAGCATGCGGCTGTGTGCAGGCCACCCCAGTAGTTGAGAATGTTGCTCCTTATTCTACCATTGAGAATATCTCAGTTCAGAAACTAACGCCAGAGTACAAGATTGGAATGGAGCGTTTGGTGAAAACAAAGACTCCGCCACTGAAGGCTTCAGAGCTCTGGCGTGATAAACCAGCAGTGATTATATGCATTCGTCGCCCTGG GTGCATTATGTGCAGAGCTGAAGCCCACCAACTTTATGCAAAGAAACCAATATTTGACGCATTGGGGTTTCAATTATTTGCTGTTCTTCATGAGCAAATAGAATCAGAG TTAAAGGATTTCTGGCCACGATACTGGGGTGGCGTAGTCCTCTTTGACAAAAGCATGGCATTTTATAAAGCTCTGGGAGGAGGAAATCTGCTAAAAGACAGGTTCATATCAGGCTTTCTATTTAATCCTCGAGCTATTGCAAATTATAAGAGAGCGAAAGCCATGGGGGTGGAGCAGAACTTCAGGGGTGAAGGTGAGATAAAAGGAGGACTTTTCATTGTCGGCAAAGGAAAAAGTGGAGTTGCTTATCAATttattgaaaggaattttggagACTGGGCACCCcttgctgaagtttttgagaTTTGTCACCGCTTGCAG AATCCGCCGGAAAGTCAGTCAGAGTTGTTCCCATCATTACTACAACGGGATTAG